From the Primulina tabacum isolate GXHZ01 chromosome 15, ASM2559414v2, whole genome shotgun sequence genome, one window contains:
- the LOC142527524 gene encoding protein SOB FIVE-LIKE 5-like gives MDYICPFEDNQEISSSSGCESGWTLYLGHSSASPQALSNQEHDFFGAGRNRVYHEVEEDEDLSMVSDASSGPPHLNEEDSYGSTGKDNNGGCFYPYENINESALSGKNLKRQKTEENRRRIKDINKDQSSSNLLDDTASSPFFGFSTERLTHTRSRQASMENELEYSQGYSTTHFEGRAPNYHETFDFFQSPVSGNQLYQDQWFEGKRW, from the exons ATGGATTACATTTGCCCGTTTGAAGATAATCAAGAAATCAGCAGCAGTAGTGGGTGTGAGTCAGGCTGGACGCTTTACCTCGGGCACTCGTCAGCCTCTCCACAGGCTCTCAGCAACCAAGAACACGATTTCTTCGGCGCAGGAAGAAATCGTGTTTACCATGAGgtagaagaagatgaagatttATCCATGGTCTCCGACGCTTCGTCTGGACCTCCACACTTGAATGAAGAAGATAGCTATGGTTCAACTGGAAAAGACAACAATGGAGGATGTTTTTATCCTTATGAGAATATTAATGAATCTGCATTGTCTGGAAAGAATCTCAAGAGACAGAAAACAGAAGAAAATCGACGTCGAATCAAGGATATTAATAAAGATCAGTCTTCTTCTAATTTGCTTGATGACACTGCCAGTTCTCCTTTCTTTGGCTTCTCCACC GAAAGATTAACTCACACAAGATCGAGGCAGGCTTCAATGGAGAATGAGTTGGAATATTCACAAGGATACTCCACGACTCATTTTGAA GGAAGAGCTCCTAATTACCACGAGACTTTTGATTTTTTCCAGTCTCCAGTTTCTGGAAATCAGCTTTACCAAGACCA GTGGTTTGAAGGGAAGCGATGGTGA